aggagggaccccatcaggtccataagccttccgagggtttaggccagcgagggcatggaaaacatcattacgaagaattttaatacgaggcatgaagtagtcagagggtggaggagagggaggaacaagcccagaatcgtccaaggtagagtttttagcaaaggtttgagcaaagagttcagctttagaaatagatgtgatagcagtggtgccatctggttgaagtagaggagggaaagaagaagaagcaaagttattggagatatttttggctagatgccagaaatcacgaggggagttagatcttgaaaggttttgacattttctgttaatgaaggagtttttggctagttggagaacagacttggcatggttccgggcagaaatataaagtgcatgagattctggtgaaggaaggcttaagtaccttttgtgggccacctctctatcatgtatagcacgagaacaagctgtgttaaaccaaggtttagaaggtttaggacgagaaaaagagtgaggaatgtacgcctccatgccagacactatcacctctgttatgcgctcagcatacaaagacgggtctctgacacggaagcagtagtcattccaaggaaaatcagcaaaataccgcctcaggtccccccaactagcagaggcaaaacgccagaggcaccttcgcttagggggatcctgaggagggattggagtgataggacaagataaagatatgagattgtgatcggaggagcccaacggagaagaaagggtgacagcataagcagaaggattagaggtcaggaaaaggtcaagaatgttgggcgtatctccaagacggtcaggaatacgagtagggtgttgcaccaattgctctaggtcatggaggatagcaaagttgaaggctagttcaccaggatggtcagtgaagggagaggaaagccaaagctggtggtgaacattgaagtctccaagaatggagatttctgcaaaagggaagagggtcagaatgtgctccactttggaagttaagtagtcaaagaatttcttatagtcagaggagttaggagagaggtatacagcacagataaatttagtatgagaatgactctgtagtcgtagccagatggtggaaaactcggaagattcaagagcgtgggcacgagagcaggttaagtcattgcgcacataaacgcagcatccagctttggatcgaaaatgaggatagagaaagtaggagggaacagaaaaggggctactgtcagttgcctcagacacctgagtttcagtgaggaaaagaagatgaggtttagaagaggagaggtggtgttctacagattgaaaattagatcttagaccgcgaatgttgcagaagttaatgaagaaaaagttgaggggggtgtcaagacacttagggtcgtcgacggaaaggcagtccgacctggggacatttatggtcccctccccagatggggactccgaggctggtgtaggagtcgccatgattttaagttttttggagtgaagggtgtgtgtgttattaggtgcttgtagttttgtgtggaggaagagagttgtctttagagggcaggctgtgactacccccttgtgttgtgagacacaaagggaaacgttcagtgaggtcacagctgggtttaatgataagttcacagcaccccctgaacagtgctttagacctcactgggagtaattatatatatatatatatatatatatatatatatatatatatatatatatatatatatatatatatatatatatatatatatatatatatatatatatatatatatatatatatatatatatatatatatatatatatttatttatttatttatttatttatttattttttttttttttttacccataacATTAAAGAACTCCAATAGTTATTTTACTGTGTGCCTTCAGATAAGCAAGTTCAGGAGTTGCAGTCCCTCACCAACCAGACTTTCGCTTTGGTCAACAAGCTGCTGCCGGGTCACACCTCCATCTTCTACATCAGGTCCTTCCTTATCAGTGATGGCTCGAAAAAAGGGCTGTTCAGTGAGGCTTCGAATTATATCACCATCAAGTTGAAAGAGGAGGGTAAATATCACCTAATTTTTCTTGGGCAAAACTAAGAAtagaagaatggaaagcagtCCAAAAGAGGATTTTGTTTTACAGGTATTGTGTGTGAATGAAGACATGCGAACATTGACTTAACATTCCGAAGTTATATaaagaaatgtgtatatatttttgcaaGTTATAATCTCCACCCGTATTGTGATAAATTAATGCTAGCAATGCAGCTCTCTGCTGGTATATTACTATTAGTTTGTATAGTTGACAACACAGATAAAATCCGAATGCCGGTGGTGACGCTATACCCTAAATCGCCCACCAAACTGTTCGCGAACTGGACCCTCGTGGAGTGCAAGACCAAATGTCCCATCATGCAGCAGAACATtcagtggaagaggaaaagaaaacactaccaTCTGGAGGAGTTCTTGCAGCCAAACGTCACGGAGTACACCATTAATAGTAAGACTGTGTTGAAGCTTGATGACTTACTACTTGTGATGTCGACATTCAGATCATACTATTAACAGTTTATATAGACCTGACTTGGAGTGAGATCATATTATTATCAGTTTGTATAGAACCAATGGGGAGTGAGTCTTGCAGCCCTTTAGTCCTCATTAGGTGAGACAGATGTTTTGGACACCCCATACAAGTGCTCCTTAACATTCCAAGCTTATCTCGTAAAGCAGAGACAGTCCCCCACCTGGTGTAGTTGGCTCTGgtctgcttcttcttttatcgactatttatttttcacacatCAAACACAAGCACACTTTTTGGCCTGTACTTCGCTAATTTTAtatttgctgatttttttttctttttctcataattactgaagatgtgtgtgtagtttttcGTTGCACTTCATCATGTAGTCACAATTTTTAGACTTGTATTTGTACAATATTTGGAGGTAAAGTAAGCTCTTACACAGTTcgaatgtttttcttttttttttctttttagtcctTAACCATTCATGTCCAGTACTTTACAGCTCAAGGTGCGAGCGAATGGTTAGAGTAACAATGGCTCCGTGCttgtatctagccaaaaatatatttGAATTAATGTATAACAATGATGTACTCGTATCTACATGCAGGAAAGGGTAAGAATTGTCCTGCCACCCTCTCTATCTtcatgtctctcctctctcgggAGATAATCATTGAATATGGAATGTTATCAGATATGAATGGTTTCAATTTACTGGAGAATCGATGTTATTTTTCGTTCTGGCAGATCTGCAGCCAAACAAATCTTACAAAGTGAGAGTCCTGTTGGCCACCAGTGCTGGCTACCCAGAACACATGATTCGGCTGCCCTGGTACACCGTCAGGATGCCACGCAGCAGCTCTGACTTGCCACGGGATAATGTCTTCCTCATCGTTCATCTCTCCACTTGCAGCCAGAGGCCCACCGAGGTCTTGGTGAGTGCCGTTGTTGAACAACAAACGCCCTCTCGAAGTGATAGCTTTCGTCTTCAATAGTGTGAAGAGGTGTACTTAAGCGGCTATTTAACAACACTGTCATAGTTAACGCTTCAAGTAAAATCTTCAGTTTCTTAGGAGCCTTTCCAGGATTCTGTGACTTGCACTCACTATTTCTACATTACCACATTAATGATACTCAGGATTTATGAATCTTATTTTTGCCACAGGTAAATTGGACGCTGGACGCCTCACTGCAGAAGGATCTTGCCAATTATCATGTGTTGTATAACACCTCCACCTCTGTCTGGCAAAAAGAACTCCCAACGACCGAAACTTCCCTAACGCTCACAGATCTAGGTAACTGTgatagaaattaatgaaatcaGTGAAAGATAACAGTGCCCTTGTACATTTTTCTATATCCATGATAATTTGTTTGAATTTTCATATACTTAACTAAACTGAACCGCTGCTATATGTGTCATGTCTCTTATCCTAAAGTTCCGAGAACGTGTTACGGCGTGAAGGTCCGAGCCACCTACAGCACCGGGCGAAACAGCACCGAGTCTTACCTGAAGACCATCTgcacactgccacagcctccccacATCCTCTCCCAACACTCCAACACCAACAGGATCAAAGTGAACAAGCTCAGGGTTAGTGTTTATTCCCAGTTCTTTTTACAATCTGTTTTATAACTCTTTCTGTGAAATATGTACGCCAATGTCTATCTATAAGACTGTCAcatgatcagctgatctttatACTTATAGTGATAATTGAGGCTTTGTTTTattaaggtatatatatatttttttaactgcTACATCatctctatcatcatcaccactattatcatcatcatgaccACCAGCACTgccgctatcatcatcatcatcatcatcatcatcatcatcattcctccttccctgcacTGGACAACTCCTGGGCATTACCGTAGCATTTACATATTAGTATCATGACCTAGTATCTCATCATGCATACTACTTCATATTGTTCAGTGTGACATTTAGCATTACTCTTACATcaattttaagtgctttttttttttcttttttttgtctagaacacaaatctttttttttcacagatcaTTCTGTTCACAATATCTATTTTCATGTCTATCTTACATTTCCAAGGCCAAGAGGTCGAATTAGGCGGAAAACTTATGATAAAGCTTAATTTTCTGCATTAGATttgaggaacgaaaaaaaaaaatgtgagaaaagtaTTACCCTTCATGCTAAGTCCACCTTCCATCACAGACCAAGGTGCTGAACACTACCAGCATGCGCATCACCTGGAAACACACGCCGCGGAAGATCCAGGTCGACTTCTACACCATTAGGGTCGAGAACGTTGAATCAGACCCGAACAGCCAAACGGAAACACCCGAAGACAAGCGGAGTGAGGTGAAGGGGACGCATTtggaggccgcgggaagaggtcCTCGCAGCCCACAGCCGACGAAATACGAAGATTCCCGAGACACGGTTAATATAAAAATATGTACATTTAGTGACGTAAATATGTAACATGATGAATATATAGTTAGTTATGGTATCCAAACTGTGcttctctctctatgtgtgtgtgtgtgtgtgtgtgtgtgtgtgtgtgtgttgataaggAGTCCCacaccatgacacacacacacacacacacacacacacacacacacacatacaaatccCTGCAATCGCTCGCTAACACCTGCACGCTATACGCTCCTACAGGACCATGAGGTCAAGCTGTACCGAGTCACCAACCGGAAGCTGACGGTGACGAGCCTGAAGCAGGACCACAACTACAAGGTCACCGTCACGGCCTCCACCACCACGCTCACAGGTCACTCCGCCACCACCTACGTCACTCCAGATGAAGGAGGTAAGCACCGCGATTTTAATGCTCAGGACACTGTTAGGAGTGTGGCTTtactaaataaaatgaaaaattaataaaaataataataaaaacaccatcaccaccactgccaccaccaccaccaacaacaacaacagcaatgataaaataaatataagtttCATGTGAATAGAGTGAATTTATACAGTGCTCCTTTGTGTTATCTAAAAGTTTAACAAAAATTTAATGCCATTTTATTTGActcataataattataatgtgcATCATGTTTAGCATATTTAAGAAGCAAACTCCCCTGATGTCATCCATTGCTTGAGAACcatgaaaaatgtaaaacaataaaaaaagcctCTAAATCTCCATTCCCCATTCAGTTCCCACGGCGCCGCTGAACGTGACGTGGGTTCCTGCAAGCCCGAAAGATGCCGTTCTCACCTGGAGCCCTCCACGCCTCATCAACGGCCGTTTAGTGCACTACCTGGTGAAATTTTCTCACGATCAGTAAGAGTGGCGCAACCAGACCGTCCCTCCTgactccaccaccactcagGTTAGTCCCGCAGCTCTCCACCGACGCCCACTCACTCCTccaggccacctctctatcctcCATTACCTTCCGTCCATTTCGTTTTCCTTACATGAGAGTcacagaaaatattaaataaataaatgaatgaattgagAACTGATTGaacataaaaggaagaagaaaaaagattaaaaggagtaggacgaggagaaggggtgaaaggaaaacagaggcaGGAAAGAAGTTATATATCAACAATGACCATTAAGTAGTGGCAACTGACCGCCTACTTCACGGCTACTCTCAGATCCAGGACTTGGTCTCCAATACCAATTACACGGTGCTCATTGCTGGGAGGACAGGGAAGGGCGTGGGCGCCTCAACCACTGTCTACATCTACATCCGGGCAACCCTGGAACCCGAACTGCACAGAAATACTGAGTGTAAGTCTGCTGAGCGCTCAACTTTGTGCTTACACTCATATTCCCCCtaaactctctctttctctctctctctctctctctctctctctctctctctctctctctctctgtttatctatctcgttttatctgtctctatctttgtatctagctgtctacctacctatatatctatctagctatctatctatgtctttatccgtatgtatgtgtgtgggtgtgtgtgtgtgtgttggtaaggGTGCCAACATAgcgcactattttttttttttttatgtaggaaggatactggccaagggcaacaaaaatctaataaaaaaaatggccactgaaatgccagtcccttaaaagggtcaaagcagtggtcaaaaattggtggataagtgtcttgaaacctccctcttgaaggaattcaagtcataggaaggtggaaatacagaagaaggcagggagttccagagtttaccagagaaagggatgaatgattgagaatactggttaactcttgcgttagagaggtggacagaataggggtgagagaaagaagaaagtcttgtgcagcgaggccgcggaaggaggggaggcatgcacttagcaagatcagaagagcagttggcatgaaaatagcggtagaagacagctagatatgcaacattgcggcggtgagagaggggctgaagacagtcagttagaggagaggagttgatgagacgaaaagcttttgattccaccctgtctagaagagcagtatgagtggaacccccccagacatgtgaa
Above is a window of Scylla paramamosain isolate STU-SP2022 chromosome 31, ASM3559412v1, whole genome shotgun sequence DNA encoding:
- the LOC135116274 gene encoding receptor-type tyrosine-protein phosphatase F-like; the protein is MNIWNISNVSLSPNAPLPNKQVQELQSLTNQTFALVNKLLPGHTSIFYIRSFLISDGSKKGLFSEASNYITIKLKEEVDNTDKIRMPVVTLYPKSPTKLFANWTLVECKTKCPIMQQNIQWKRKRKHYHLEEFLQPNVTEYTINNLQPNKSYKVRVLLATSAGYPEHMIRLPWYTVRMPRSSSDLPRDNVFLIVHLSTCSQRPTEVLVNWTLDASLQKDLANYHVLYNTSTSVWQKELPTTETSLTLTDLVPRTCYGVKVRATYSTGRNSTESYLKTICTLPQPPHILSQHSNTNRIKVNKLRTKVLNTTSMRITWKHTPRKIQVDFYTIRVENVESDPNSQTETPEDKRSEVKGTHLEAAGRGPRSPQPTKYEDSRDTDHEVKLYRVTNRKLTVTSLKQDHNYKVTVTASTTTLTGHSATTYVTPDEGVPTAPLNVTWVPASPKDAVLTWSPPRLINGRLVHYLVKFSHDQ